The following is a genomic window from Anomaloglossus baeobatrachus isolate aAnoBae1 unplaced genomic scaffold, aAnoBae1.hap1 Scaffold_2893, whole genome shotgun sequence.
aaatataagttaactataaactgtttcctgcttgtattatgccttggagcacctatgtgttgagacaaaattgtcgcaatgccattatccacggaggccttagtgtttttatgttggattatatctcgtcgttttggcgttcgacgccacatgttgcaatatgataatgtaagaagaaccagattgtgggtgcatccactaatgatgatgcggcctatgcatggtcatttccatactttattttttgagttacggaatttcccagataagtttttttcatactgccggttgtcagttgagagttttgattacttactaaatattttacgacctcatttgcaacatcaggacacttggatgcggctttccatttccccagaggagagatttatggtgactctgaggtattatatttgttatttttgtaatttgtgtaaatgtgttatttttcacattgaaatgtgtaattgatctttattgatctaatctcatttttgattcaatgtttgtgttttcttatgattgttttaatttaaaaaaacatagtgttaattgtaaatcattgtttgtcttgttttcatagattcttggcgactggtcaatcttttagtgctttacattttgattttttgttgggtcgatcaaccattgccgttatagtacgtcacacatgcgacatgatatggcaacatttaaaagaagaaatgatgcctcagccaaacagagaagattggttgaaaatctctaagggcttcaaggactctgttgactttcctaactgcataggagctttggatggcaagcatttcagagttaaaaagccaccaaactctgggtcacgttatttcaattttcataagtttttttccgttgttattttggcattggttgacacagaataccgatttatttatgcagacattggggcctatggtagtgcctcagatgcccgtatttttcgttcatcaagattagcccaacgcctgcaagaaaattcattattgatcccccctccagttgccctacctggtacatctggaccgttggcaccatatgtgatggtagcagatgcaggatttgcattatccaaacatgttatgcgaccatatccaaggagatccattgatgacaggaaacagtactttaataatcggctaactaaagcaagacgttatgtggagtgtgcatttggtattttagctaacaaatggcgcatttatcagacaacgattcagttgcagccaacctttgtcacatctgtactcaaggctaccatagtgcttcacaattactgtcggatacatgaaggaggaacttatgtggatgatgaatttcagataaaccatgttgttaatcccacaggtgaacctatgtctcataattccgtgacatctggtttacaaattagaaatttatttactgattactttaattgttttgatgatactaataatagtgttgattgttaagattgtgatggttttttgttgataaaaatataaattttttttattataggaacttggttaatttttctcaacatctaagagcttaaatcgaactagtattaaagggcaaatgcgttaatcataaactgacatttctgttagcaacatggttttctgaatgttgtatgtatgtgtatgtacatttctgtgttactatcatgttttaggaaacttatttcaaacttacaacattaataatgttaatcgtctattgaaaaaatgcaatattattaataaatatcaataataaacatgtttcttttcttcaaaaacagaatcttttattaagaataagcatattaatccataaagtaaggatgttattttttcacatccacattaaaaatgtacatattgttcattttgtgttaaatttttctaaatgtaaattttgatgctattcttcataacatacaaaatatactttacatacaagagtaattgtaaagaaaatgtgtgcattgcttacaatgtagaaaaatgtcggccaattaagttgctatcatgttggacattgacatagaccaaaaaattgtaaactgtgttttcagaatattagaactaatctaaccatcaaattggttgggtaaaaatgtgttcataaaattccaaaaataaaggccataaaacatatatgtgatccgtcactaagtataatcacacatgtttttaaaatcttttcaactctgagtttgcacatttttggaaatccctcttttttaacattttgacacattcatcagatttgttgtttgattgttaagattaacaaaaatgtgcatcacaagtcaacaagatcttctagtgaagtaacctgagtgttgctgagtatgttgttttgtgtggcctcagaaatggtattttcaggaatggaaacagttgtttgctgaacaacattcctattactagctacagtagtgtgtggaacagtctgttgcatgctggtttgtcccaacacattgcctgtggttgagtacacctgtggatctacatgggtaattgggtattgtgtgtgtgtatgttgttgaccttgaggatagttgactgatgtttgtaagtgtggtgtaggtaacatagttgagattggataatgaggcatcatgaatgattgtgggtatgttgaacctggaaacaaattaggtaaaccaccaatatttgtgggttgagtaaagtaactagtagtttgagttggttgtaaattcatatagttcatgggttgctgagaggtagcactttgtactgtgcttaaggcaccagtattggttgcaacatacccttgtctaattggtgttgggaataacgtacttgaagcaattgaaggttgtccagattgttgtaatagtggattattgactattacagttgccattgttgtttgtgttgaaattgtattttgattgtctgttgtgtttgggactgtatgttgttgcataatggtacgccaattttctatggcctcatacactctcactggttcctgttctgcctgactagctgacagtagggtaagcatagcagctcttacacgttcctgcctatctgaaggaattttggttaagctagtagataaagaccgacaaaaacgctcggcatctgtttctggaattaaagtgttcattatgtgaataatgcgtgtgtcaattatttccggtaaggatctcatttcctcaggtctgcggattcttcttgcacgtagaggttgtggtgcaaaacgtggaagtacatttgtttgtgttgattgtgtagctggtgtggttgtttgttgcgttgatgagccttgggtgttggtttgtgcactctctgtcccaccctcatgtgaatcatttgctgcatcttgttgagtctcaggaatttcaatgtcttctctggcaggttcttgttctgatgctgaggtggctgtagcagagggacctgctgttggttcatcatctgattcgtcaagattatcctccgttctataagaaatgaaaaaacatattacaatcttaacatttatctttgtccaattatcttcaggggttttttttttttttatttaaaaaaaaaaaaaacttactgtgtaacttctaagatgggtgctaggaagcttatttgttcatagtagacatatctgcgtttgcggccttggctggatgaggatggtatagggttgtactcccttcggtactgatcacgggctgaacgccaacgcctttttaccaagtcaactgtggaaaataaaaaaatatgtcacttgcaacattctccataaatctgcacacattaatttaaataatgtttgcgaaatgtaatatacaatttaacacaattatgttggtcaaatacttaggatgaaatataatttatttagatattcttcattcaaaaacatgtttagacattcacacataaccaaataatatttctgaataattatattttaagtaattgtcatctatatttaaattataatttggtgtttttgcaatgacatttggctaTAAATTACTGgaaatattatttgatacatgtaggtaatgatattgacatgtcattttaaacaattttattttaaaaaaaaaaaaaaacaagattttcaattgtgatactaaatttagactaatacaacagggaattttaaaacacatgacagtttaatcagttaattaagtaaattcatgaagaattccaagccagattacaaatttaagtatactttgatttttgacacttatgaaagtttggtgatactatgaaaaaagtgtacaggaactcaatatattgagtagtacatataccaattcttctcataggattttacactaaaagaaaacataactatgccaaaacaatcacagtttgaaagtatgaacaaatccaaatatagatattaaataaataactataaaaaaatacaacaacttaccatatttagcacgctttgcaggagaacatctagaccatgcattattggggtacacttcctcagctacttgattccaatggcgctcaactgtcagtcggtcatggtaaccatctacacgtgtatcccataatggtgggtgagtctcgacagctgttataagtttctccgtgtccacccgtggtgccattattatatttcgaagacgaaagtttgctcaaaatagatcttgcaatacacagaactacaacttcttgcttgctcactccttctgcaaatgcacagttagttttgtgcaaaaaaatatgttagctacgccacctgaaagtatttcagagtgtaacaaactttctaattaaaacacggacacggaccacacggatagcatacggaggccatccgtatcacgtacgtgtaaacacggacccataggatttaatggatccgtgaggacgtgatgccggtggaaaacggacatgtcagcgctttttcgacacgctcaaacgtacgcacggaacggacacacgctccgtgcgcaaacactgacgtgaggctttttagattaaaaatagtatgtcaacatcagcacgtgtctccggtacgtgcaaaaaatgccaaaaacgtaccggaggcacggatgtgtggcgcaggccttaaagccatttttaaggcatttcgcgcatacatgaaatgaacacatttttctccaaaactataacagatgcaagcttgtcctgtttggtggagatgatatttaataaaataagtagaaatccactaaaagttttgtttggttatcttgcaatcccgagctaatcgtctccatgctccaaatccattttaaagccatttttaaggcatttcgcgcatacatgaaatgaacacatttttctccaaaactataacagatgcaagcttgtcctgtttggtggagatgatatttaataaaataagtagaaatccactaaaagttttgtttggttatcttgcaatcccgagataatcgtctccatgctccaaatccattttaaagccatttttaaggcatttcgcgcatacatgaaatgaacacatttttctccaaaactataacagatgcaagcttgtcctgtttggtggagatgatatttaataaaataagtagaaatccactaaaagttttgtttggttatcttgcaatcccgagataatcgtctccatgctccaaatccattttaaagccatttttaaggcatttcgcgcatacatgaaatgaacacatttttctccaaaactataacagatgcaagcttgtcctgtttggtggagatgatatttaataaaataagtagaaatccactaaaagttttgtttggttatcttgcaatcccgagataatcgtctccatgctccaaatccattttaaagccatttcaaaggcattttgcgcatacatgaaatgaacacatttttctccaaaactataacacatgcaagcttgtcctgtttggtggagatgatatttaataaaataagtagaaatccactaaaagttttgtttggttatcttgcaatcccgagataatcgtctccatgctccaaatccattttaaagccatttttaaggcatttcgcgcatacatgaaatgaacacatttttctccaaaactataacagatgcaagcttgtcctgtttggtggagatgatatttaataaaataagtagaaatccactaaaagttttgtttggttatcttgcaatcccgagataatcgtctccatgctccaaatccattttaaagccatttttaaggcatttcgcgcatacatgaaatgaacacatttttctccaaaactataacagatgcaagcttgtcctgtttggtggagatgatatttaataaaataagtagaaatccactaaaagttttgtttggttatcttgcaatcccgagataatcgtctccatgctccaaatccattttaaagccatttttaaggcatttcgcgcatacatgaaatgaacacatttttctccaaaactataacagatgcaagcttgtcctgtttggtggagatgatatttaataaaataagtagaaatccactaaaagttttgtttggttatcttgcaatcccgagataatcgtctccatgctccaaatccattttaaagccatttttaaggcatttcgcgcatacatgaaatgaacacatttttctccaaaactataacagatgcaagcttgtcctgcttggtggagatgatatttaataaaataagtagaaatccactaaacgttttgtttggttatcttgcaatcccgagataatcgtctccatgctccaaatccattttaaagccatttttaaggcatttcgcgcatacatgaaaggaacacatttttctccaaaactataacagatgcaagcttgtcctgtttggtggagataatatttaataaaataagtagaaatctactaaaagtttcgtttgtttatattgccatcctgagataatcgtctccatgctccaaatccattttaaagccatttttaaggcatttcgcgcatacatgaaatgaacacatttttctccaaaactataacagatgcaagcttgtcctgtttggtggagatgatatttaataaaataagtagaaatccactaaaagttttgtttggttatattgcaatcccgagataatcgtctccatgctccaaatccattttaaagccatttttaaggcatttcgcgcatacatgaaatgaacacatttttctccaaaactataacagatgcaagcttgtcctgtttggtggagatgatatttaataaaataagtagaaatccactaaaagttttgtttggttatcttgcaatcccgagataatcgtctccatgctccaaatccattttaaagccatttttaaggcatttcgcgcatacatgaaatgaacacatttttctccaaaactataacagatgcaagcttgtcctgtttggtggagataatatttaataaaataagtagaaatctactaaaagtttcgtttgtttatattgccatcctgagataatcgtctccatgctccaaatatattttaaagcgatttcaaaggcattttgcgcatacatgaaatgaacacatttttctccaaaactataacacatgcaagcttgtcctgtttggtggagatgatatttaataaaataagtagaaatccactaaaagttttgtttggttatcttgcaatcccgagataatcgtctccatgctccaaatccattttaaagccatttttaaggcatttcgcgcatacatgaaatgaacacatttttctccaaaactataacagatgcaagcttgtcctgtttggtggagatgatatttaataaaataagtagaaatccactaaaagttttgtttggttatcttgcaatcccgagataatcgtctccatgctccaaatccattttaaagccatttttaaggcatttcgcgcatacatgaaatgaacacatttttctccaaaactataacagatgcaagcttgtcctgtttggtggagatgatatttaataaaataagtagaaatccactaaaagttttgtttggttatcttgcaatcccgagataatcgtctccatgctccaaatccattttaaagccatttttaaggcatttcgcgcatacatgaaatgaacacatttttctccaaaactataacagatgcaagcttgtcctgtttggtggagatgatatttaataaaataagtagaaatccactaaaagttttgtttggttatcttgcaatcccgagataatcgtctccatgctccaaatccattttaaagccatttcaaaggcattttgcgcatacatgaaatgaacacatttttctccaaaactataacacatgcaagcttgtcctgtttggtggagatgatatttaataaaataagtagaaatccactaaaagttttgtttggttatcttgcaatcccgagataatcgtctccatgctccaaatccattttaaagccatttttaaggcatttcgcgcatacatgaaatgaacacatttttctccaaaactataacagatgcaagcttgtcctgtttggtggagatgatatttaataaaataagtagaaatccactaaaagttttgtttggttatcttgcaatcccgagataatcgtctccatgctccaaatccattttaaagccatttttaaggcatttcgcgcatacatgaaatgaacacatttttctccaaaactataacagatgcaagcttgtcctgtttggtggagatgatatttaataaaataagtagaaatccactaaaagttttgtttggttatcttgcaatcccgagataatcgtctccatgctccaaatccattttaaagccatttcaaaggcattttgcgcatacatgaaatgaacacatttttctccaaaactataacacatgcaagcttgtcctgtttggtggagatgatatttaataaaataagtagaaatccactaaaagttttgtttggttatcttgcaatcccgagataatcgtctccatgctccaaatccattttaaagccatttttaaggcatttcgcgcatacatgaaatgaacacatttttctccaaaactataacagatgcaagcttgtcctgtttggtggagatgatatttaataaaataagtagaaatccactaaaagttttgtttggttatcttgcaatcccgagataatcgtctccatgctccaaatccattttaaagccatttttaaggcatttcgcgcatacatgaaatgaacacatttttctccaaaacaataacagatgcaagcttgtcctgtttggtggagatgatatttaataaaataagtagaaatccactaaacgttttgtttggttatcttgcaatcccgagataatcgtctccatgctccaaatccattttaaagccatttttaaggcatttcgcgcatacatgaaatgaacacatttttctccaaaactataacagatgcaagcttgtcctgtttggtggagatgatatttaataaaataagtagaaatccactaaaagttttgtttggttatattgcaatcccgagataatcgtctccatgctccaaatccattttaaagccatttttaaggcatttcgcgcatacatgaaatgaacacatttttctccaaaactataacagatgcaagcttgtcctgtttggtggagatgatatttaataaaataagtagaaatccactaaaagatttgtttggttatcttgcaatcccgagataatcgtctccatgctccaaatccattttaaagccatttttaaggcatttcgcgcatacatgaaatgaacacatttttctccaaaactataacagatgcaagcttgtcctgtttggtggagatgatatttaataaaataagtagaaatccactaaaagttttgtttggttatcttgtaattccgagataatcgtctccatgctccaaatccattttaaagccatttttaaggcatttcgcgcatacatgaaatgaacacatttttctccaaaactataacagatgcaagcttgtcctgtttggtggagatgatatttaaaaaaataagtagaaatccactaaaagttttgtttgtttatcttgcaatcccgagataatcgtctccatgctccaaatccattttaaagccatttttaaggcatttcgcgcatacatgaaatgaacacatttttctccaaaactataacagatgcaagcttgtcctgtttggtggagatgatatttaataaaataagtagaaattcactaaaagttttgtttggttatcttgcaatcccgagataatcgtctccatgctccaaatccattttaaagccatttttaaggcatttcgcgcatacatgaaatgaacacatttttctccaaaactataacagatgcaagcttgtcctgtttggtggagataatatttaataaaataagtagaaatctactaaaagtttcgtttgtttatattgccatcctgagataatcgtccccatgctccaaatccattttaaagccatttcaaaggcattttgcgcatacatgaaatgaacacatttttctccaaaactataacacatgcaagcttgtcctgtttggtggagatgatatttaataaaataagtagaaatccactaaaagttttgtttggttatcttgcaatcccgagataatcgtctccatgctccaaatccattttaaagccatttttaaggcatttcgcgcatacatgaaatgaacacattcatctccaccaaacaggacaagcttgcatctgttatagttttggagaaaaatgtgttcatttcatgtatgcgcgaaatgccttaaaaatggctttaaaatggatttggagcatggagacgattatctcgggattgcaagataaccaaacaaaacttttagtggatttctacttattttattaaatatcatctccaccgaacaggacaagcttgcatctgttatagttttggagaaaaatgtgttcatttcatgtatgcgcgaaatgccttaaaaatggctttaaaatggatttggagcatggagacgattatctcgggattgcaagataaccaaacaaaacttttagtggatttctacttattttattaaatatcatctccaccaaacaggacaagcttgcatctgttatagttttggagaaaaatgtgttcatttcatgtatgcgcgaaatgccttaaaaatggctttaaaatggatttggagcatggagacgattatctcgggattgcaatataaccaaacaaaacttttagtggatttctacttattttattaaatatcatctccaccaaacaggacaagcttgcatctgttatagttttggagaaaaatgtgttcatttcatgtatgcgcgaaatgccttaaaaatggctttaaaatggatttggagcatggagacgattatctcgggattgcaagataaccaaacaaaacttttagtggatttctacttattttattaaatatcatctccaccaaacaggacaagcttgcatctgttatagttttggagaaaaatgtgttcatttcatgtatgcgcgaaatgccttaaaaatggctttaaaatggatttggagcatggagacgattatctcgggattgcaagataaccaaacaaaacttttagtggatttctacttattttattaaatatcatctccaccaaacaggacaagcttgcatctgttatagttttggagaaaaatgtgttcatttcatgtatgcgcgaaatgccttaaaaatggctttaaaatggatttggagcatggagacgattatctcgggattgcaagataaccaaacaaaacttttagtggatttctacttattttattaaatatcatctccaccaaacaggacaagcttgcatgtgttatagttttggagaaaaatgtgttcatttcatgtatgcgcaaaatgcctttgaaatggctttaaaatggatttggagcatggagacgattatctcgggattgcaagataaccaaacaaaacttttagtggatttctacttattttattaaatatcatctccaccaaacaggacaagcttgcatctgttatagttttggagaaaaatgtgttcatttcatgtatgcgcgaaatgccttaaaaatggctttaaaatggatttggagcatggagacgattatctcgggattgcaagataaccaaacaaaacttttagtggatttctacttattttattaaatatcatctccaccaaacaggacaagcttgcatctgttatagttttggagaaaaatgtgttcatttcatgtatgcgcgaaatgccttaaaaatggctttaaaatggatttggagcatggagacgattatctcgggattgcaagataaccaaacaaaacttttagtggatttctacttattttattaaatatcatctccaccaaacaggacaagcttgcatctgttatagttttggagaaaaatgtgttcatttcatgtatgcgcgaaatgccttaaaaatggctttaaaatggatttggagcatggagacgattatctcgggattgcaagataaccaaacaaaacttttagtggatttctacttattttattaaatatcatctccaccaaacaggacaagcttgcatctgttatagttttggagaaaaatgtgttcatttcatgtatgcgcgaaatgccttaaaaatggctttaaaatggatttggagcatggagacgattatctcgggattgcaagataaccaaacaaaacttttagtggatttctacttattttattaaatatcatctccaccaaacaggacaagcttgcatctgttatagttttggagaaaaatgtgttcatttcatgtatgcgcgaaatgccttaaaaatggctttaaaatggatttggagcatggagacgattatctcgggattgcaagataaccaaacaaaacttttagtggatttctacttattttattaaatatcatctccaccaaacaggacaagcttgcatctgttatagttttggagaaaaatgtgttcatttcatgtatgcgcgaaatgccttaaaaatggctttaaaatggatttggagcatggagacgattatctcgggattgcaagataaccaaacaaaacttttagtggatttctacttattttattaaatatcatctccaccgaacaggacaagcttgcatctgttatagttttggagaaaaatgtgttcatttcatgtatgcgcgaaatgccttaaaaatggctttaaaatggatttggagcatggagacgattatctcgggattgcaagataaccaaacaaaacttttagtggatttctacttattttattaaatatcatctccaccaaacaggacaagcttgcatctgttatagttttggagaaaaatgtgttcatttcatgtatgcgcgaaatgcctt
Proteins encoded in this region:
- the LOC142266679 gene encoding uncharacterized protein LOC142266679 — translated: MAPRVDTEKLITAVETHPPLWDTRVDGYHDRLTVERHWNQVAEEVYPNNAWSRCSPAKRAKYVDLVKRRWRSARDQYRREYNPIPSSSSQGRKRRYVYYEQISFLAPILEVTQTEDNLDESDDEPTAGPSATATSASEQEPAREDIEIPETQQDAANDSHEGGTESAQTNTQGSSTQQTTTPATQSTQTNVLPRFAPQPLRARRIRRPEEMRSLPEIIDTRIIHIMNTLIPETDAERFCRSLSTSLTKIPSDRQERVRAAMLTLLSASQAEQEPVRVYEAIENWRTIMQQHTVPNTTDNQNTISTQTTMATVIVNNPLLQQSGQPSIASSTLFPTPIRQGYVATNTGALSTVQSATSQQPMNYMNLQPTQTTSYFTQPTNIGGLPNLFPGSTYPQSFMMPHYPISTMLPTPHLQTSVNYPQGQQHTHTQYPITHVDPQVYSTT